One window of Microbacterium sediminis genomic DNA carries:
- a CDS encoding wax ester/triacylglycerol synthase domain-containing protein — MTLTDARRDPPPPTAHAEFMQVWEEGYVSRRIAFETMHTPGLFIAEGGPLRAADGTLDRARITRFVDAMMASHPAFRVRLQRSLLGLTPPAWVPDDRFALARHLRFADEPADLATADLRTLAGSNDEPLSLRHPLWRVRITELTSGDVAVGMTMHHASMDGMSGMRLFSATSTASADAPLPDPVDPFAGVRPARAWELPVRALRAWWRRTGTPSSAWRDWRAKPARRRLRRVAARLTLPLRYDRGGDAARAAALPPRHSAYRDVDAAPASRRAREFGGTLGSLQAAALIAAWPGADRVVRLRFPVSFHRAGPDDTARNNVRDMEVFGDADAPFDRTVASVQEQVASRDDSRPYPPVPGTPIGYSTVIPWVSRPRYFCGAEILHMIPFPASLGHDALSAAGILYRGRLFVGATMPIAADVEATAGRIFELMTGEPDTGRPSPR, encoded by the coding sequence ATGACCCTGACCGACGCGCGGCGCGATCCGCCCCCGCCGACGGCGCACGCCGAGTTCATGCAGGTCTGGGAGGAGGGGTACGTCTCGCGGCGCATCGCGTTCGAGACCATGCACACCCCCGGCCTGTTCATCGCCGAGGGCGGCCCCCTGCGCGCCGCGGACGGCACGCTCGACCGCGCGCGCATCACGCGCTTCGTGGACGCGATGATGGCCAGCCACCCCGCGTTCCGGGTGCGGCTGCAGCGATCCCTCCTGGGCCTGACGCCGCCCGCGTGGGTGCCCGACGACCGCTTCGCGCTCGCCCGCCACCTGCGCTTCGCCGACGAGCCCGCCGACCTCGCCACCGCCGACCTGCGCACGCTGGCCGGCTCGAACGACGAGCCGCTGTCGCTGCGCCACCCGCTGTGGCGGGTGCGGATCACCGAGCTCACCTCGGGCGACGTGGCGGTGGGCATGACGATGCACCACGCCAGCATGGACGGCATGTCGGGCATGCGCCTGTTCTCGGCCACGAGCACCGCGTCGGCCGATGCGCCCCTGCCCGACCCGGTCGATCCGTTCGCAGGCGTCCGCCCCGCCCGCGCGTGGGAGCTGCCCGTGCGCGCGCTGCGGGCGTGGTGGCGGCGCACCGGCACGCCGTCGTCGGCGTGGCGGGACTGGCGCGCCAAGCCCGCGCGCCGCCGGCTGCGCCGCGTCGCCGCGCGCCTCACGCTGCCGCTGCGCTACGACCGCGGCGGCGACGCCGCCCGCGCCGCGGCGCTGCCCCCGCGCCACTCCGCCTACCGCGACGTCGACGCGGCGCCGGCGAGCCGACGGGCGCGGGAGTTCGGCGGAACGCTCGGATCCCTGCAGGCGGCGGCGCTCATCGCCGCGTGGCCGGGGGCCGACCGCGTCGTGCGCCTGCGCTTCCCCGTCTCCTTCCACCGAGCGGGTCCCGACGACACCGCCCGCAACAACGTGCGCGACATGGAGGTGTTCGGCGACGCCGACGCGCCGTTCGACCGGACGGTCGCATCGGTGCAGGAGCAGGTGGCCTCGCGCGACGACTCCCGCCCCTATCCGCCCGTCCCCGGCACGCCGATCGGCTACAGCACGGTGATCCCCTGGGTCTCGCGCCCCCGGTACTTCTGCGGCGCCGAGATCCTGCACATGATCCCCTTCCCCGCCAGCCTCGGTCACGACGCCCTCTCCGCCGCCGGCATCCTCTACCGCGGCCGCCTGTTCGTGGGGGCGACCATGCCGATCGCCGCCGACGTCGAGGCGACGGCCGGTCGGATCTTCGAGCTGATGACCGGCGAACCCGACACGGGAAGGCCCTCCCCGCGATGA
- a CDS encoding sugar transferase produces the protein MTTPPVAAGGLAAGELVAAARAAAADAVGGESGSARWQRTYSLGLLITDLLAIVWVVFGTQIAWFGMEAPTVIVGIDVPIAYTTASAVICVLWATVLSLNGSRSFRVTGVGFEEYKRVIEASFMLFACIAIAAYLFQWSIARGYLLIALPAGVTVLIVTRWLWRQWLSAKRERGAFSQRVLLVGSEESVRHVALELSRTPHAGYRVVAACVPGRADGAEIPGTTTPVVGGLDEIGPALERVSADTVIITSSDELPAGRVKEISWSLERGRRHLVLAPSLVDIAGPRIHTRPVAGLPLIHVETPNLSAGQRALKRVTDILLSATMLLALSPLLAVLAVLVRTTSPGPALFRQERIGRAGSPFRMLKFRSMVVDAEERLHAVRGQQDHGNAVMFKMRDDPRVTRVGAWMRRYSLDELPQLINVLRGQMSLVGPRPPLPREVEQYATHVHRRFLVKPGITGLWQVSGRSSLSWEDTVRLDLSYVENWSLLGDLLILLRTARAVIAPGDTVA, from the coding sequence ATGACGACCCCGCCCGTCGCGGCCGGCGGCCTCGCGGCCGGGGAGCTCGTCGCGGCCGCGCGCGCGGCCGCCGCCGACGCCGTCGGGGGCGAGAGCGGCAGCGCCCGGTGGCAGCGGACGTACAGCCTGGGCCTGCTGATCACCGATCTGCTGGCGATCGTCTGGGTCGTCTTCGGCACGCAGATCGCCTGGTTCGGCATGGAGGCGCCGACCGTGATCGTCGGCATCGACGTGCCGATCGCCTACACGACCGCCTCGGCCGTGATCTGCGTGCTCTGGGCAACGGTGCTCTCGCTCAACGGCAGCCGCAGCTTCCGCGTGACGGGCGTGGGCTTCGAGGAGTACAAGCGCGTCATCGAGGCGAGCTTCATGCTGTTCGCCTGCATCGCGATCGCCGCGTACCTGTTCCAGTGGTCGATCGCGCGCGGCTATCTGCTCATCGCGCTGCCCGCCGGTGTCACGGTGCTCATCGTCACGCGCTGGCTCTGGCGCCAGTGGCTCAGCGCGAAGCGCGAGCGCGGCGCGTTCAGCCAGCGGGTGCTGCTCGTCGGCTCGGAGGAGTCGGTGCGCCATGTCGCCCTGGAGCTGTCGCGCACCCCGCACGCCGGCTACCGCGTCGTCGCCGCGTGCGTGCCGGGCCGCGCGGACGGCGCCGAGATCCCGGGCACCACCACGCCCGTCGTCGGCGGCCTCGACGAGATCGGGCCGGCGCTCGAGCGGGTCTCAGCCGACACGGTGATCATCACGAGCAGCGACGAGCTGCCCGCCGGCCGGGTGAAGGAGATCTCCTGGTCGCTCGAGCGCGGGCGGCGCCACCTGGTCCTCGCGCCGAGCCTGGTGGACATCGCGGGGCCCCGTATTCACACGCGACCCGTCGCGGGCCTGCCGCTCATCCACGTGGAGACCCCGAACCTCTCGGCCGGGCAGCGCGCCCTCAAGCGCGTGACCGACATCCTCCTCAGCGCCACGATGCTCCTGGCGCTCAGCCCGCTGCTGGCCGTGCTCGCCGTCCTCGTGCGCACCACCTCCCCCGGCCCGGCGCTGTTCCGGCAGGAGCGCATCGGCCGGGCCGGTAGCCCGTTCCGAATGCTCAAGTTCCGCTCGATGGTGGTCGACGCCGAGGAGCGGCTGCACGCGGTGCGGGGGCAGCAGGATCACGGCAACGCCGTGATGTTCAAGATGCGCGACGACCCCCGCGTCACGCGCGTGGGCGCGTGGATGCGGCGCTACAGCCTGGACGAGCTGCCCCAGCTGATCAACGTGCTGCGCGGGCAGATGAGCCTCGTCGGCCCGAGACCGCCGCTGCCGCGCGAGGTGGAGCAGTACGCCACCCACGTGCACCGCCGCTTCCTCGTCAAGCCCGGGATCACGGGGCTGTGGCAGGTGTCGGGGCGCTCGTCGCTGTCGTGGGAGGACACCGTCCGGCTCGACCTGTCGTACGTCGAGAACTGGAGCCTGCTCGGCGATCTGCTCATCCTGCTGCGCACCGCCCGCGCCGTGATCGCCCCGGGCGACACCGTCGCCTGA
- the aceE gene encoding pyruvate dehydrogenase (acetyl-transferring), homodimeric type, which yields MAVHDQDPYSQGPQDSDPEETSEWQQSLDELVAAKGPQRAREVMLSLLKRSKERRLGVPMVPTTDYVNTISAEDEPDFPGDEELERRYRHWIRWNAAITVHRAQRPGIGVGGHISTYASAASLYEVGHNHFFRGRDADNGGDQIFYQGHASPGMYARAFLEGRLTEQQLDGFRQEKSAAPVGIPSYPHPRMMPEFWQYPTVSMGLGPINAIYQAMTNKYLANRGIKDVADSHVWAFLGDGEMDEVESRGQLQVAANEGLDNLTFVINCNLQRLDGPVRGNGKIIQELESFFRGAGWNVIKLIWGRGWDDLLARDVDGALLNLMNTTPDGDFQTYKAESGAYIRENFFGRDPRALELVKDYTDEQIWNLQRGGHDYRKVYAAYKAAVEHKGQPTVILAHTVKGYGLGPHFEGRNATHQMKKMTLDDLKLFRDTMDIPITDAQLEENPYQPPYYHPGIEDDTIQYMLERRKNLGGFLPERRTTHVGLELPQDKDYALPKKGSGTQQVATTMAFVRMLKDLMKVKGFGNRIVPIIPDEARTFGMDSYFPTAKIYNPHGQNYTSVDRELLLAYKESPQGQIMHVGINEAGATAAFTATGTSYSTHGEPLLPVYIFYSMFGFQRTGDAFWAAGDQLTRGFIVGATAGRTTLAGEGTQHMDGHSHLLASTNPAVISYDPAYGYEVSHIVQSGIERMYGGSHPDPDVMYYLTVYNEPMVQPAEPEGVDIEGIVKGIHRVAEGSGDGHRVQLLASGVGVPWALEAQELLKSDWGVVADVWSVTSWTELRRDGLAADEHNFLHPDEEPQTAYLTEKLKHAEGQPFVATSDFMHAVQDQIRPWVPGPYGTLGADGFGFSDTRPAARRFFKIDGPSMVVKALQMLAEQGKVDRAVVGQAIEKYRLHEVTAGASGNAGGDA from the coding sequence GTGGCTGTTCACGATCAGGATCCGTACTCGCAGGGACCGCAGGACAGCGATCCCGAGGAGACGAGCGAGTGGCAGCAGTCCCTCGACGAGCTCGTCGCCGCGAAGGGTCCGCAGCGCGCCCGCGAGGTGATGCTGAGCCTCCTCAAGCGCTCGAAGGAGCGCCGTCTGGGCGTGCCGATGGTGCCCACCACCGACTACGTCAACACGATCTCGGCCGAGGACGAGCCCGACTTCCCCGGTGACGAGGAGCTCGAGCGGCGCTACCGCCACTGGATCCGCTGGAACGCCGCCATCACGGTGCACCGCGCGCAGCGCCCCGGCATCGGCGTCGGCGGCCACATCTCGACCTACGCCTCGGCGGCGTCGCTGTACGAGGTCGGCCACAACCACTTCTTCCGCGGTCGCGACGCCGACAACGGCGGCGACCAGATCTTCTACCAGGGTCACGCCTCCCCCGGCATGTACGCGCGCGCGTTCCTCGAGGGGCGCCTGACCGAGCAGCAGCTCGACGGCTTCCGCCAGGAGAAGTCGGCCGCGCCCGTCGGCATCCCCTCGTACCCGCACCCGCGCATGATGCCGGAGTTCTGGCAGTACCCGACCGTGTCGATGGGCCTCGGCCCGATCAACGCGATCTACCAGGCGATGACGAACAAGTACCTCGCCAACCGCGGCATCAAGGACGTCGCCGACTCGCACGTGTGGGCCTTCCTGGGCGACGGCGAGATGGACGAGGTCGAGTCGCGCGGCCAGCTGCAGGTGGCGGCGAACGAGGGCCTCGACAACCTCACGTTCGTCATCAACTGCAACCTGCAGCGCCTCGACGGCCCCGTGCGCGGCAACGGCAAGATCATCCAGGAGCTCGAGAGCTTCTTCCGCGGCGCGGGCTGGAACGTCATCAAGCTCATCTGGGGCCGCGGCTGGGACGACCTGCTCGCCCGCGACGTCGACGGCGCGCTGCTCAACCTCATGAACACCACGCCCGACGGCGACTTCCAGACGTACAAGGCCGAGTCGGGCGCGTACATCCGCGAGAACTTCTTCGGCCGCGACCCGCGCGCCCTGGAGCTCGTCAAGGACTACACCGACGAGCAGATCTGGAACCTGCAGCGCGGCGGCCACGACTACCGCAAGGTGTACGCGGCCTACAAGGCGGCCGTGGAGCACAAGGGCCAGCCCACCGTCATCCTCGCCCACACCGTCAAGGGCTACGGCCTCGGGCCGCACTTCGAGGGCCGCAACGCGACCCACCAGATGAAGAAGATGACGCTCGACGACCTCAAGCTGTTCCGCGACACGATGGACATCCCCATCACCGACGCGCAGCTCGAGGAGAACCCGTACCAGCCGCCGTACTACCACCCGGGCATCGAGGACGACACGATCCAGTACATGCTGGAGCGCCGCAAGAACCTCGGCGGCTTCCTGCCCGAGCGCCGCACGACGCACGTGGGCCTGGAGCTGCCGCAGGACAAGGACTACGCGCTGCCGAAGAAGGGCTCGGGCACGCAGCAGGTCGCCACGACGATGGCGTTCGTGCGCATGCTCAAGGACCTCATGAAGGTCAAGGGCTTCGGCAACCGCATCGTGCCGATCATCCCGGACGAGGCGCGCACGTTCGGCATGGACTCGTACTTCCCGACCGCGAAGATCTACAACCCGCACGGCCAGAACTACACCTCGGTCGACCGCGAGCTGCTCCTGGCCTACAAGGAGAGCCCTCAGGGCCAGATCATGCACGTGGGCATCAACGAGGCCGGTGCCACCGCCGCGTTCACCGCGACCGGCACCTCGTACTCGACGCACGGCGAGCCGCTGCTGCCGGTGTACATCTTCTACTCGATGTTCGGCTTCCAGCGCACCGGCGACGCCTTCTGGGCCGCCGGCGACCAGCTCACGCGCGGCTTCATCGTCGGCGCCACCGCCGGCCGCACCACGCTCGCCGGCGAGGGCACCCAGCACATGGACGGCCACTCGCACCTGCTGGCGTCCACCAACCCGGCCGTGATCAGCTACGACCCGGCCTACGGCTACGAGGTCTCGCACATCGTGCAGTCGGGCATCGAGCGCATGTACGGCGGCTCGCACCCCGACCCCGACGTCATGTACTACCTCACGGTGTACAACGAGCCGATGGTCCAGCCGGCCGAGCCGGAGGGCGTGGACATCGAGGGCATCGTCAAGGGCATCCACCGCGTCGCGGAGGGCTCCGGCGACGGTCACCGCGTGCAGCTGCTCGCCTCGGGCGTCGGCGTGCCGTGGGCCCTCGAGGCGCAGGAGCTGCTGAAGAGCGACTGGGGCGTCGTCGCCGACGTGTGGTCGGTCACGAGCTGGACCGAGTTGCGCCGCGACGGCCTCGCCGCCGACGAGCACAACTTCCTGCACCCCGACGAGGAGCCGCAGACGGCCTACCTCACCGAGAAGCTGAAGCACGCCGAGGGCCAGCCGTTCGTGGCCACGAGCGACTTCATGCACGCCGTGCAGGATCAGATCCGCCCGTGGGTCCCCGGCCCGTACGGCACGCTCGGCGCCGACGGCTTCGGCTTCAGCGACACCCGCCCCGCCGCCCGCCGGTTCTTCAAGATCGACGGACCGTCGATGGTGGTCAAGGCGCTGCAGATGCTCGCCGAGCAGGGCAAGGTCGACCGCGCGGTCGTCGGCCAGGCGATCGAAAAGTACCGCCTGCACGAGGTCACGGCGGGCGCGTCCGGCAACGCCGGTGGGGATGCCTGA
- a CDS encoding fatty acyl-AMP ligase, whose protein sequence is MLTTDTDTLVDALRDTARSLGDAHGLTYYTTPDDVSYRGYAELDRRARTIADALIRRGFRPGQIVTIGLTAGLDWADAAFGTLYAGLAFVPAPVAGYGTGAALGERVASIAQAAESVAFLTDPGVVARLGDELADRGIASILLEDLLAEGDPDAWTPPPIDRDAIAYLLYTSGSTGDPKGVIATHGTVAATADSEIFRNGPEAVMVGWSPMHHIMGLLLNVVIPAVNGSQAVITATEQFQRRPVFWLQLISRHRGTISAGGNFAFALCTQLATDEQIAELDLSCVESLFSGSEPVRPETVSAFLERFAPTGITRDQITPVMGMTEAQLITSKFPDEELVIRRFDASALEAGRLQPATGEGTVEWVSCGRARSDTSVVIVDPDTLLPVDDGVVGEIWVSGPMVAPGYFRRPDATAETFGHSLPGREGSYMRTGDLAAWLDGQLYVTGRLKEMIIIRGRNLYPADIEMAARALSPAVGIGAAFELQDHPSAVGIALEIDPDELAASGEDVDGLAARIRAGLTARISLPSLGVALVAPGVLPRTPTGKVRRTPTRTILERGELDTLHLSGFRPVPLSV, encoded by the coding sequence ATGCTCACCACCGACACCGACACCCTCGTCGACGCCCTGCGCGACACCGCGCGGAGCCTCGGCGACGCTCACGGTCTCACCTACTACACGACGCCCGACGACGTCTCCTACCGCGGCTACGCCGAGCTCGACCGGCGCGCCCGCACCATCGCCGATGCGCTCATCCGGCGCGGGTTCCGGCCGGGCCAGATCGTGACGATCGGCCTGACGGCCGGGCTCGACTGGGCCGACGCGGCGTTCGGCACGCTGTACGCCGGGCTCGCGTTCGTCCCCGCGCCCGTCGCGGGATACGGCACCGGCGCGGCGCTGGGCGAGCGCGTCGCCTCCATCGCGCAGGCCGCGGAGTCGGTCGCCTTCCTGACCGACCCCGGCGTCGTCGCCCGCCTCGGCGACGAGCTCGCCGACCGCGGCATCGCGTCGATCCTGCTCGAGGACCTCCTCGCGGAGGGCGACCCCGACGCGTGGACCCCGCCGCCGATCGATCGCGACGCGATCGCCTATCTGCTGTACACCTCGGGATCGACCGGCGACCCGAAGGGCGTGATCGCCACCCACGGCACGGTGGCGGCCACCGCCGACTCCGAGATCTTCCGGAACGGCCCCGAGGCGGTCATGGTCGGCTGGTCGCCGATGCACCACATCATGGGGCTGCTGCTGAACGTCGTCATCCCCGCGGTGAACGGGTCGCAGGCGGTGATCACGGCGACGGAGCAGTTCCAGCGCCGCCCGGTGTTCTGGCTCCAGCTCATCAGCCGCCACCGCGGCACGATCAGCGCCGGCGGCAACTTCGCGTTCGCGCTGTGCACGCAGCTGGCCACCGATGAGCAGATCGCGGAGCTCGACCTCTCGTGCGTCGAGTCGCTCTTCTCGGGCAGCGAGCCGGTGCGCCCGGAGACGGTCAGCGCCTTCCTCGAGCGCTTCGCGCCGACCGGCATCACGCGCGATCAGATCACGCCCGTCATGGGCATGACGGAGGCGCAGCTGATCACGAGCAAGTTCCCCGACGAGGAGCTCGTGATCCGGCGCTTCGACGCGTCGGCCCTCGAGGCCGGGCGCCTGCAGCCGGCCACCGGCGAGGGCACCGTGGAATGGGTCTCGTGCGGACGCGCCCGCTCCGACACGAGCGTCGTGATCGTCGATCCCGACACCCTGCTGCCCGTCGACGATGGGGTCGTCGGGGAGATCTGGGTGTCGGGACCGATGGTCGCGCCGGGGTACTTCCGTCGCCCCGACGCGACCGCCGAGACCTTCGGCCACTCCCTCCCCGGCCGCGAGGGCTCGTACATGCGCACGGGCGATCTCGCCGCGTGGCTGGACGGCCAGCTGTACGTCACCGGCCGGCTCAAGGAGATGATCATCATCCGCGGTCGGAACCTGTACCCCGCCGACATCGAGATGGCCGCCCGCGCCCTCTCGCCCGCCGTCGGCATCGGCGCCGCGTTCGAGCTGCAGGACCACCCGTCAGCGGTGGGCATCGCGCTCGAGATCGACCCGGACGAGCTCGCCGCCTCCGGCGAGGACGTCGACGGCCTGGCCGCTCGGATCCGCGCCGGACTCACGGCCCGGATCTCGCTGCCCTCGCTGGGCGTCGCGCTCGTCGCTCCCGGGGTGCTCCCCCGCACCCCCACCGGCAAGGTCCGCCGCACGCCCACCCGCACGATCCTCGAGCGCGGCGAGCTCGACACCCTGCACCTCTCGGGGTTCCGCCCCGTCCCGCTTTCCGTCTGA
- a CDS encoding 4'-phosphopantetheinyl transferase family protein: protein MTTTPALSDAVTGMTRLADREVHWRLGWADPGADPSVIARVWLAELATAHGLFEWAGIGPARPWTKPRLAGDPDADASISHSGRAVLVAVMRGRGLGADIEVAPYRAFAAPTLLSRMCTPAERKALMAQPPGERRFHAAALWTAKEALVKATGRGLAHDPRTVHVEPAPAPAGAVATAHLAVADGARTALAALDVAGLSRSRPEESP from the coding sequence ATGACCACGACACCCGCCCTCTCCGACGCCGTGACCGGCATGACGCGCCTGGCCGACCGCGAGGTGCACTGGCGGCTCGGCTGGGCCGATCCCGGTGCCGACCCGTCCGTCATCGCGCGGGTCTGGCTGGCCGAGCTCGCCACGGCACACGGCCTGTTCGAGTGGGCGGGGATCGGGCCGGCCCGGCCCTGGACGAAGCCTCGCCTCGCGGGCGACCCCGACGCGGACGCGAGCATCTCGCACAGCGGCCGGGCGGTGCTCGTGGCGGTCATGCGCGGGCGCGGGCTGGGTGCCGACATCGAGGTGGCGCCCTACCGCGCCTTCGCCGCGCCGACCCTGCTGAGCCGTATGTGCACTCCGGCCGAACGCAAGGCGCTCATGGCCCAGCCGCCCGGGGAGCGCCGCTTCCACGCCGCGGCGCTGTGGACCGCGAAGGAGGCACTGGTGAAGGCCACCGGGCGCGGGCTCGCGCACGATCCCCGCACCGTGCACGTCGAGCCGGCCCCGGCACCCGCCGGGGCCGTCGCGACCGCGCACCTCGCCGTGGCCGACGGCGCGCGCACCGCGCTGGCGGCCCTCGACGTGGCGGGCCTGTCGCGATCGAGACCCGAGGAGTCGCCATGA
- a CDS encoding glycosyltransferase family 2 protein: protein MTAPTLAIVLPSYRRLPALPRLVEAYLRQGADEVIVVLDGPHPGWRDVVPVPERGRVVELPANRGLARARIAGLEHVSADVVLAVDDDVVPDAGLVARHRSAHAGLADRVVQGYMPVALPARRGRDAAPTYLYARDYEAQARAWRSRGSAAILTSLWGGNLSLPSELYRRAEALKPSVRLEYNEDLDLGLRLRELGASAEFLESARARHHHRRGLAAYLRECEARGHAVHALEQRWGSRPPQLTPIVAIPPSYSRLLGAAQRRIAHDDANGAALRAAIQAYRTAGLARAWSAQDAIARFLRRALAMRGYRHAREAR, encoded by the coding sequence ATGACCGCGCCCACGCTCGCCATCGTGCTGCCGTCGTACCGGCGGCTGCCCGCGCTGCCGCGGCTGGTCGAGGCGTACCTGCGGCAGGGAGCCGACGAGGTGATCGTGGTGCTCGACGGGCCGCACCCCGGCTGGCGCGACGTCGTGCCGGTCCCGGAGCGCGGGCGGGTGGTGGAGCTGCCCGCGAACCGCGGCCTCGCCCGCGCGCGCATCGCCGGCCTCGAGCACGTCTCGGCCGACGTCGTGCTCGCCGTGGACGACGACGTGGTGCCCGACGCGGGCCTCGTCGCGCGCCACCGCTCCGCCCACGCGGGCCTCGCGGACCGGGTCGTGCAGGGCTACATGCCCGTCGCGCTGCCGGCGCGCCGCGGACGCGACGCCGCGCCGACGTACCTCTACGCGCGCGACTACGAGGCGCAGGCCCGCGCGTGGCGCAGCCGCGGCTCGGCGGCGATCCTCACCTCGCTCTGGGGCGGCAACCTCAGCCTCCCGTCCGAGCTGTACCGCCGGGCCGAGGCGCTCAAGCCATCGGTGCGCCTGGAGTACAACGAGGATCTCGACCTCGGACTGCGCCTGCGGGAGCTGGGCGCGTCCGCGGAGTTCCTCGAGAGCGCCCGCGCGCGGCACCACCACCGGCGCGGGCTGGCGGCGTACCTGCGCGAGTGCGAGGCCCGCGGCCACGCCGTGCACGCCCTCGAGCAGCGCTGGGGCTCGCGGCCCCCGCAGCTCACGCCCATCGTCGCGATCCCGCCGTCGTACAGCCGCCTCCTGGGCGCCGCCCAGCGGCGCATCGCCCACGACGACGCGAACGGCGCCGCGCTGCGGGCGGCGATCCAGGCCTACCGCACCGCGGGCCTGGCCCGCGCCTGGAGCGCCCAGGACGCCATCGCGCGGTTCCTGCGCCGCGCCCTCGCCATGCGCGGCTACCGACATGCCCGGGAGGCGCGATGA
- a CDS encoding PucR family transcriptional regulator has product MPESASGGVAAGSDKAATLAWLRRISGDLATATTRRLEESLPWFTEMPPGRRSAVGLVAQAGISSFIQWFDDPTTTPSIAADIFAAAPRELLRSVSLQQTLQLVRITVEVVEERVASKGEHLREAILLYSREVAFTAADVYARAAESRGLWDARLEALVVDSILTGETDEELPSRIAALGWHGHGESCVIVGTTPPAFDVDHVRRTARKLGVDVLIGVQGSRLVLVLGRSQVIARRADRPELPFDEIARGLEPCFGEGHVVLGPTVPAIVDASRSARAALAGFAVARAWRGAPRPVEADDLLPERALAGDPVAKRTLVERIYQPLADHSTDLVTTLWAYLDNGRSLEATARELFVHPNTVRYRLKKVGDVIGWDATGPREALILQTALILGSMGSEATRRRSAIRRPR; this is encoded by the coding sequence ATGCCTGAGTCCGCCTCGGGCGGCGTGGCGGCCGGTTCCGACAAGGCCGCCACGCTCGCCTGGCTGCGGCGCATCTCGGGCGATCTCGCCACGGCGACCACGCGGCGGCTCGAGGAGTCGCTGCCGTGGTTCACGGAGATGCCGCCCGGACGGCGCTCGGCCGTGGGCCTCGTGGCCCAGGCCGGCATCTCGTCGTTCATCCAGTGGTTCGACGACCCCACGACCACGCCGTCGATCGCGGCGGACATCTTCGCCGCGGCCCCGCGCGAGCTGCTGCGCAGCGTGAGCCTGCAGCAGACGCTGCAGCTCGTGCGCATCACCGTCGAGGTGGTCGAGGAGCGGGTGGCGAGCAAGGGCGAGCACCTGCGCGAGGCGATCCTGCTCTACTCGCGCGAGGTGGCCTTCACGGCCGCCGACGTCTACGCGCGCGCCGCCGAGTCGCGCGGCCTGTGGGACGCCCGCCTCGAGGCGCTCGTGGTCGACTCGATCCTCACGGGAGAGACCGACGAGGAGCTGCCGAGCCGCATCGCCGCGCTGGGCTGGCACGGCCACGGCGAGTCCTGCGTCATCGTGGGCACGACTCCCCCGGCGTTCGACGTCGACCACGTGCGCCGCACGGCCCGCAAGCTCGGCGTCGACGTGCTCATCGGCGTGCAGGGGTCGCGGCTCGTCCTCGTGCTCGGCCGCTCGCAGGTGATCGCGCGCCGGGCCGACCGCCCCGAGCTGCCGTTCGACGAGATCGCCCGCGGCCTCGAGCCGTGCTTCGGCGAGGGCCACGTGGTGCTCGGCCCCACGGTGCCCGCCATCGTCGACGCGAGCCGCAGCGCCCGCGCCGCGCTGGCCGGTTTCGCCGTCGCGCGGGCGTGGCGGGGTGCTCCCCGCCCGGTCGAGGCCGACGACCTGCTCCCCGAGCGCGCCCTGGCGGGCGACCCGGTGGCCAAGCGCACGCTCGTCGAGCGCATCTATCAGCCGCTGGCCGATCACTCCACCGACCTGGTCACCACGCTGTGGGCGTACCTCGACAACGGCCGTTCCCTCGAGGCGACCGCCCGGGAGCTGTTCGTGCACCCGAACACCGTGCGCTATCGCCTCAAGAAGGTCGGCGACGTGATCGGATGGGACGCCACGGGACCGCGCGAGGCGCTGATCCTGCAGACCGCGCTCATCCTCGGCTCGATGGGCAGCGAGGCCACGCGCCGGCGCTCGGCGATCCGACGCCCGCGCTGA
- a CDS encoding acyl carrier protein, which translates to MTDIDLAPSTATDPTPTAAWLVERIAFYGQTDPAALTPDTPLTELGLDSVYSLTLCGDIEDTFGLPMDVTSLAEYATLRELADGVDERLAR; encoded by the coding sequence ATGACCGACATCGACCTCGCGCCGAGCACCGCGACCGATCCCACGCCGACCGCCGCCTGGCTCGTGGAGCGGATCGCGTTCTACGGGCAGACCGACCCCGCGGCGCTCACGCCGGACACGCCGCTGACCGAGCTGGGCCTGGACTCGGTGTACTCGCTGACGCTGTGCGGCGACATCGAGGACACGTTCGGCCTGCCGATGGACGTGACCTCCCTCGCGGAGTACGCCACGCTGCGCGAGCTGGCCGACGGTGTGGACGAGCGCCTCGCGCGATGA